In Pseudomonas flavescens, the sequence GTATTCATCACGGTCTGAGAGGTGATCTGGAAGCTCAGCGGGGTGTTCGCAGGAACGTACAGTTCATTGACGGTAGCGATGCCCTGCTCCGGGTAGATGAACAGCCATTTCCAATCCAGCGAAACCACTTCGACGACCAGTGGTTTGACATCGGATTCGATCGGCTTGTACGGGTCCAGCTCGTGCGTGGTCTTCCAGGTGATGACCGCCAGTACGGCGATGATCACGCAAGGAACGCCCCAGACGATGGCCTCGATCTTGTGCGAATGAGCCCACTCGGGCGCGTAGGTCGCGTCCTTGTTCGAGGAGCGATAGCGCCAGGCGAACAGAATGGTCATGAAAATGACGGGTACCACCACGATCAGCATCAGCAGAGTGGCGGTAATGATGAGGTTGCGCTGCTCAATGCCGATCTGGCCTTTCGAATCGAAAAGAATCCAATCGCAGCCACTCAGGGAGACGGCCACGACAATCGTCAGAAGCGTGCGGAACAAGCGGTGGTACTTCTCTTCTCTCATTTCACGACCTTCAGCAAAGTGATATCCCACATAGCGTTC encodes:
- the cyoA gene encoding ubiquinol oxidase subunit II, with the protein product MREEKYHRLFRTLLTIVVAVSLSGCDWILFDSKGQIGIEQRNLIITATLLMLIVVVPVIFMTILFAWRYRSSNKDATYAPEWAHSHKIEAIVWGVPCVIIAVLAVITWKTTHELDPYKPIESDVKPLVVEVVSLDWKWLFIYPEQGIATVNELYVPANTPLSFQITSQTVMNTFFIPQLGGMVYAMGGMRTQLHLIANEPGEFFGVSGNYSGHGFSGMKFKTHATSNEEFEQWVAKVKQSPNTLDFNGSYQLLSKASENNPVEYFNAQPGLFRQILGQYIDYKSNPVSEAAHDSGAEE